A region of Rattus rattus isolate New Zealand chromosome 7, Rrattus_CSIRO_v1, whole genome shotgun sequence DNA encodes the following proteins:
- the Ccnk gene encoding cyclin-K, with product MKENKENSSPSVTSANLDHTKPCWYWDKKDLAHTPSQLEGLDPATEARYRREGARFIFDVGTRLGLHYDTLATGIIYFHRFYMFHSFKQFPRYVTGACCLFLAGKVEETPKKCKDIIKTARSLLNDVQFGQFGDDPKEEVMVLERILLQTIKFDLQVEHPYQFLLKYAKQLKGDKNKIQKLVQMAWTFVNDSLCTTLSLQWEPEIIAVAVMYLAGRLCKFEIQEWTSKPMYRRWWEQFVQDVPVDVLEDICHQILDLYSQGKQQMPHHTPHQLQQPPSLQPTPQVPPVPQSQPSQGSEAAQPQQKDAQQSAQQQQQQQAQQPKKPSPQPSPPRQAKRAVVVSPKEENKATEPPPPPKIPKLEAAHPPLPPAHPPPDRKPPLAPALGEAEATGPVETSDLPKVQIPPPAHPAPVHQPPPLPHRPPPPPPSSYMTGMSTTSSYMSGEGYQSLQSMMKTEGPSYGALPPAYGPPAHLTYHPHVYPPNPPPPPVPPPPASFPPPTIPPPTPGYPPPPPTYNPNFPPPPPRLPPTHAVPPHPPPGLGLPPASYPPPAVPPGGQPPVPPPIPPPGMPPVGGLGRAAWMR from the exons ATgaaggagaacaaagaaaattcaagCCCGTCAGTCACATCAGCAAACCTGGACCACACAAAACCATGTTGGTACTGGGATAAGAAGGACTTGGCGCATACACCCTCACAACTTGAAGGACTTGATCCAGCCACTGAGGCCCGGTACCGCCGAGAGGGGGCTCGCTTCATCTTTGATGTGGGCACACGTTTGGGGTT ACACTATGACACCCTGGCAACTGGAATCATTTATTTTCACCGATTCTATATGTTCCATTCCTTCAAACAATTCCCAAGATAC gTGACAGGAGCCTGTTGTCTCTTTCTGGCTGGGAAAGTAGAGGAAACACCAAAAAAGTGTAAAGATATCATCAAAACGGCTCGTAGTTTATTAAATGATGTCCAATTTGGCCAGTTTGGAGATGACCCAAAG GAAgaagtcatggtgctggagaggatcCTACTGCAGACCATAAAGTTCGACTTACAAGTAGAGCATCCGTACCAGTTCCTGCTCAAATACGCCAAGCAGCTGAAAG gtgataaaaacaaaattcagaagTTGGTTCAAATGGCATGGACATTTGTAAATGACAG TCTCTGCACCACCCTGTCACTGCAGTGGGAGCCAGAGATCATAGCTGTTGCAGTAATGTATCTTGCGGGACGTTTGTGCAAATTTGAAATACAAGAGTGGACCTCCAAGCCCATGTACAGGAGATGGTGGGAACAATTTGTTCAAGATGTCCCTGTCGACGTTCTGGAAG ACATCTGCCACCAAATCCTGGACCTTTATTCACAAGGGAAACAACAGATGCCTCACCACACCCCTCATCAGCTGCAGCAGcccccatctcttcagcccacacCACAAGTGCCCCCGGTGCCACAGTCACAGCCATCCCAAGGTTCTGAAGCAGCGCAGCCGCAGCAGAAGGACGCACAACAGtcagcccagcagcagcagcagcagcaagcacaACAGCCCAAGAAACCATCCCCTCAGCCCAGTCCTCCGCGACAGGCCAAGCGTGCCGTG GTGGTGTCTCCCAAGGAAGAGAACAAAGCCACAG aaccaccaccaccacctaaaaTTCCCAAACTTGAGGCTGCTCACCCACCATTGCCTCCAGCACACCCGCCTCCAG ACCGGAAGCCTCCCCTTGCTCCTGCCTTAGGTGAGGCTGAAGCGACTGGCCCTGTGGAAACAAGTGACCTCCCTAAAGTCCAGATTCCTCCCCCAGCCCACCCGGCCCCTGTGCACCAGCCCCCACCACTGCCACATCGGCCTCCACCCCCGCCGCCCTCCAGCTACATGACTGGGATGTCTACCACCAGCTCCTACATGTCAGGAGAGGGCTACCAGAGCCTGCAGTCCATGATGAAAACAGAGGGGCCCTCCTATGGCGCCCTGCCCCCAGCCTATGGCCCACCTGCTCACCTAACATACCATCCCCATGTCTACCCCCCcaacccacctccacctcctgttcctccacccccagcctccttccctccaccaaccatccctccccctaccccaggctaccctccacctccccctACCTACAACCCCAATtttccacccccgcccccacgccTTCCTCCAACTCATGCagtccctcctcaccctcctccaggCTTGGGTTTGCCACCAGCCAGCTACCCACCTCCAGCTGTCCCTCCTGGGGGGCAACCccctgttcccccacccatccctccACCTGGCATGCCGCCTGTTGGGGGACTAGGGCGGGCAGCCTGGATGAGATAG